The Benincasa hispida cultivar B227 chromosome 9, ASM972705v1, whole genome shotgun sequence genome has a segment encoding these proteins:
- the LOC120086165 gene encoding protein FREE1, translating into MQNGDYGTAPYFQYPNLQNLTLNPSPNPVPTPSDRNQSAYASAPPFSTNYGVSDYPSYAPNYPPYSQNPDPVPASPTAPLYNPPSSNPNLQTFNPTPQPPAFPPFESHVPYQSPSQSQSYHSTYDQHQTASNYGPPPPPPSSIPMNQSSNSTPTPNSPFSSMYSAPFGSLAPPSYENPYESSVKFEQGGGFGDDRYGGYGRSRSEFGSELYGKRPEDAAPRFDSGYDDGYGDGVYAYQGGKVEPYGARGTASKSSTWSAAAPAFDDYGRPISIPPKKDPPASSLKVVRAIPKVEAQEDVKDWVQKFRVKLLAESGGQSTMDVLCQVGLDGIRMLDPNSSRTLRIYPLETITRCEVYDSSTLAFWSKSSVDIEPRRIRLQSNKYTTNTLLDTVTAATVQFKEMGGRSRPAESFKAPEQATEKKKGLVDWVNLIKPGNEEKDHWVPDEAVTKCTACGTDFGAFVRRHHCRNCGDIFCDKCTQGRTTLTAEENAPQVRVCDRCMAEVTQRLANAKELASKPGGLHSHEDLAKKLKDEMERNRRSSGSKSDGSGKRMKEVACPTCTVHLQVQVPSSGSETIECGVCQHPFLVSAH; encoded by the exons ATGCAGAACGGGGATTACGGTACTGCTCCCTATTTCCAATACCCAAATCTTCAAAACCTTACCCTCAATCCAAGCCCTAATCCAGTTCCCACTCCCTCCGATCGCAACCAGAGCGCTTACGCCTCCGCGCCGCCCTTCTCCACCAATTACGGGGTCTCCGATTACCCTTCTTATGCCCCTAATTATCCCCCCTACTCCCAGAATCCCGATCCCGTCCCTGCCTCTCCGACTGCTCCTCTTTACAATCCTCCGTCATCGAATCCTAATCTTCAGACATTCAATCCCACTCCTCAACCACCTGCTTTCCCTCCGTTTGAGTCTCATGTGCCTTATCAATCTCCTTCTCAGTCGCAATCGTATCATTCAACCTATGATCAGCATCAGACGGCTTCCAATTATGGCCCCCCTCCACCTCCACCTTCATCAATTCCCATGAATCAGAGCTCTAATTCTACCCCTACTCCTAATTCTCCGTTCTCCTCCATGTATTCTGCTCCCTTTGGCTCTTTGGCTCCCCCGTCGTATGAAAACCCATATGAAAGTTCGGTGAAATTTGAACAAGGAGGCGGATTTGGTGATGATAGATATGGAGGTTACGGTCGAAGCCGGTCTGAGTTTGGTTCGGAGTTGTACGGTAAGCGGCCGGAGGACGCGGCACCGCGCTTTGACTCTGGCTATGATGACGGTTATGGCGATGGAGTCTATGCTTACCAAGGTGGCAAAGTTGAGCCTTATGGAGCTCGCGGTACAGCTTCGAAGTCTTCGACATGGTCTGCTGCGGCGCCTGCTTTTGATGATTATGGGAGGCCCATCAGTATTCCTCCGAAGAAAGACCCGCCGGCGAGTTCACTGAAAGTAGTCAGGGCGATCCCTAAAGTGGAAGCTCAAGAAGACGTCAAAGATTGGGTGCAGAAGTTCCGGGTGAAGCTCTTGGCTGAAAGTGGAGGTCAGAGCACCATGGATGTACTTTGTCAG GTTGGTTTAGATGGTATTCGGATGCTTGATCCAAATTCTAGTCGGACACTAAGGATATATCCTCTTGAGACCATCACCAGATGTGAA GTATATGATTCATCTACCCTGGCTTTCTGGTCCAAGAGCTCTGTGGATATTGAGCCACGGCGTATTAGATTGCAGTCAAACAAGTACACTACCAACACGCTTCTGGACACAGTGACTGCTGCAACTGTACAG TTTAAGGAAATGGGCGGTAGAAGTAGGCCTGCTGAATCTTTTAAGGCGCCTGAACAGGCTacagagaagaagaaagggtTGGTTGATTGGGTGAACCTGATAAAGCCAGGCAACGAGGAGAAAGACCATTGG GTACCTGATGAAGCAGTCACAAAATGTACAGCATGTGGGACAGACTTTGGGGCTTTCGTACGAAGG CATCACTGCAGAAATTGTGGAGACATTTTCTGTGATAAATGCACTCAAGGTAGAACAACTCTGACTGCTGAGGAGAATGCTCCTCAAGTTCGAGTTTGTGACAGATGCATG GCGGAAGTGACTCAGAGGCTCGCCAATGCCAAGGAATTGGCCAGTAAGCCTGGAGGGTTGCATAGCCATGAGGATCTTGCCAAAAAACTTAAG GACGAAATGGAGAGAAACCGTAGGTCATCAG GATCCAAGTCTGACGGATCTGGGAAACGGATGAAGGAAGTTGCATGCCCGACTTGTACTGTTCATTTACAG GTCCAGGTTCCAAGCTCAGGTTCTGAGACGATTGAGTGTGGGGTTTGCCAGCATCCGTTCCTTGTCAGCGCTCACTGA